From the genome of Nocardia mangyaensis:
CGTCGAGCCGCTCCGACAGCTGGGCGCGGACCCGGATCGCCGAGAGCGAGGTGCCACCGAGGACGAAGAAGTCATCGTCGCGGCCGACCTGTTCGAGCTCGAGCACCCGCGCGATCACCTCGGCCACGATCTGCTCGTCGGCAGTGACCGGAGCCTGGTATTCGCGAATCTCCACCGCGGGCGCGGGCAGGGCCTTGCGGTCCAGCTTGCCGGTTGCGCCCAGTGGGAACTCGTCGAGCACCAGGAGCCGATGCGGAATCATGTAGGGCGGCAACAGGGTTCGGATGGTCGCCAGCACCTCGGCGACATCGACCGTACGACCGGTGGCCGGGATCACGTACCCGACGAGCTGCTCGTGGCGCACCGCGACCGCCGCACCGGCGACCGCGGCATGCGTACGCAAGGCCGCCTCGATCTCGCCGGGCTCGATACGCAACCCGTGCAGTTTGAGCTGGACGTCGGTGCGGCCCAGATAGGTCAGATCGCCGGACGCGAGCCTGCGGACCAGGTCGCCGGTGCGGTACATGCGCTCCCCGACCGGGCCGTACGGGTCGGCGACAAACCGCTCCGCCGTGCGATCGGGGCCACCCAGATAGCCGCGCGCCAACTGCGCACCCGCCAGGTAGAGCTCACCGGGGGTGCCGACAGGCACCGGCCGCAGCCGGGCGTCGAGGACATAGGCGCGAGAGTTCCAGTGCGGGTGGCCGATCGGGACGGTCCCGTCCCCGATCTCGGTGACATCGGCACCGGTGATGGACACGGTCGCCTCGGTCGGACCGTACAGATTGTGCAGGCGCCCCGAGGTCGCGGCGGCGAAGCGGGCGATCGTGGCATTGGGCAGCGCCTCACCACCGACCCACACCGCGCGGATCGAACCGAGGGAGCCCGCGGGGGCGGCCTCGAGCAGCATCTGCAGCACCGACGGCACGATCGTGGTGCCGCTGACCCGGTGCCGGGCGATCAGCGCGGCCAGGTAGGCCGGATCGGTGAGCCCGTGCGAGGCCGCGACGATCATGTGCGCGCCCGCGCGCAGCGGGGTGGCGAAACCGATCATCGACGCGTCGAAGGTGAACGGGATCGACTGCAGGACAGTATCTTCGGTGTCCACCTCGTACTCGCCGACCATGAACGCGGCCTGGTTGACGATCGCCGAGTGCGGCACCCCGACACCCTTGGGCTTGCCGGTGGACCCGGACGTGAAGATCACATACGCCAGGTCCAGGGTGCGCAGCGGCCGCGAGCGGTCGGCGTCGGTCAGCCAGCGATCCGAGAACGCCGACAGGGCACCGGAACTCGCGACCAGGTCGACCGAGACGACCGGCAGGCCGTCGACCTCGATCGCGTCGGCGGTGGTCGTCAGCACACAGACCGGGCCCGCGGCCGCGAGGATGTCGGCGCGGCGTTCGGCGGGCGAGTCCGGATCGATCGGCACATAGGCACCGCCGGCGGCGAACACCGCGTACATGGCGACCACCAGCTCGATCGACGGCCGGATCGCCACCCCGACTGTGCCGCCGGGGCCGACACCGGTCGCCACGAGCAGCCGCGCCAGCCGGTTGACCCGGCTTGCCAGCTCCCCGTAACTCAGGGTGATCTCGGCGAAGGTGACCGCGGGAGCGTCCGGACGACGCTGTGCCTGCGCCCGGAACGCGTCGAGCAGGGTCGGGTCGGGCACGAGCCGGACCTCGCCGGCGGGCTCGACCCGCTCGGCCTCGGTCAGCAGGGGCAGGTCACCGACCGGCCGCTGTGGAGCGGCGACCGCGGCCGCCAGCAGCCCGGCCAGCCGCTTGCCGAGGCCGGCCATGGTCGACTCGTCGAACAGATCGGTGGCATAACGCCAGGAGCAGCGCAGGCCCGCCGGGCCATCGGCGTCCTCGTGCGGGACGACGGTCAGCTGCAGGTCGACCGGCGAGACCTCCTCGCCGAGATCGACGGCCGCGACCACCAGGTCGGGCAGTTCCAGCCGTGCGCCGCCGAAGTTCTGGAACGACAACGCCACCTGATACAGCGGATGATGGGCCTGCGACCGCGGCGGATCCAGTTCGGCGACAAGGCGTTCGAACGGCACGTCGGCGTGGGCGAAGGCGGCCAGGTCGGCCTCCCTGACCCGATCCAGCAGGGCGGCGAAGGGTTCGGCGGCATCGATGCGGGTGCGCAGCACGACGGTGTTGACGAACATGCCGACCAACTCGTCGAGTTCGGGCTCGCCACGGCCGGCGACCGGCGCACCGACGGTGACGTCATCGGTACCCGCGACCCGGGCCAGCAGCACCGACAGCGCGGCGCGCACCACCATGAACAGCGAGGCATTGTGTTCGCGCGCAAGGGCTTCCAACCCGCGATGCAGGTCGCCGTCCAGCTCGAAGTTGTGCGCGGCCCCGCGACTGCCCGCGATCGGCGGGCGCGGGCGGTCGGTGGGCAGCTCCAGCAGGGCAGGTGTGCCCGCGAGCGCGGCGTGCCAGTAGCCGAGCTGCTGGGACAGCAGTGATTCGGGGTCGTCGGCGGCACCGAGCAGCTCCTGCTGCCACAGGGTGTAGTCGGCGTACTGCACCGGCAGTGGCGCCCAACCGGGCGCCCGGCCCTGGGCGCGGGCGACGTAGGCGGTCATCAGGTCGCGGGTCAACGGGCCGAGGGAGAAGCCGTCGGTGGCGATGTGGTGCACCACCACGGCCAGTACATGCTCGGTGCGCGAGAGCTGGAATACCGCCGCGCGCACGGGAACTCGCGTGCAGACGTCGAATCCGCCGAAGGTCAGCCTGGCCAGTTCGCCACCCAGGTCGGCCTCCTCGATAGGCACCACCGCCACGTCGAGACCGGCCTCGGCCACCGTCAGCACCCGCTGAGATCCCGCGCCGTCGTCTTCGGGGTAGACCGTCCGCAGGACCTCGTGCCGGTCGAGGACGTCGTCGAGCGCGGCGGTCAGCGCGGCGGTGTCGAGCGGACCGGACAGCCGAAGGGCCACGGGGATGTTGTAGGTGCTCGACTGCGGGTCCAGGCGCGCCATGAACCACATGCGCTGCTGGGCGAGCGAGAGCGGCACCCGCTCCCCGCGCTGGCGGCGAGTCAGCGGGACGCGGACCGCCGCGCCGCCGACCAGGGCATCGAGCGCGGCGGCCAGGTCGGCGACCGTGCTGTGTTCGAAGACGGTCCGGGCGGGCACCCGAACTCCGGTCACCGCGCCGAGGCGACCGGCCAGCTGTGTGGCGAGCAGCGAGTTGCCGCCGAGGGCGAAGAAGTCGTCGGCGCGGCCGGGTTCGTCGGCGCCGAGGAGATCGGCGAAGACCGCGGCGACAGCTCGCTCGGTCTCGGTGCGCGGCGCCTCGAAGGCGCGAGCGGTGAGCTCGGGCTCGGGCAGCGCCCGGTGGTCGAGCTTGCCGACCGGGGTCAGCGGGAGCCGGTCGATGGGCACGATCGCGGCGGGTACCGCGTGCTGGGGCAGTCGCTGCTCGGCGAGCCGGGTCAGCGCGGCCGGGTCGATCGTGGTGCCCGCGGCGGGCACCACATAGGCGACGAGCGCGTCCACGCCGCTGGGCAGCGCGCGCACCACCGTGGTGGCGAAGCGCACGGTGTCGTCGGTCGCGAGCACCGCGTCGATCTCGCCCAGTTCGATGCGGAAGCCACGCAGCTTGACCTGAGCGTCGGTGCGGCCGAGGAAGGCCAGCTGCGGACCACTGCCCGGGATGGTCTCCCATCTCACCAGGTCACCGGTGCGATAGAGCCTGCCGCCGGTGACCGGATCAGCGACGAACCTGGCCGCGGTCAGACTCGCCCTGGCGTGATAGCCCCTGGCCAGCCCGGGCCCGGACAGGTACAGCTCGCCGGGGACGCGGTCGGGAACCGGGTGCAGCCTGGCATCGAGCACCAGCGCGGTCATGCCGGGGATCGGGCCGCCGATGGTGATCGGGTCGCCCGGGGTGAGCGGATCGCTCATCAACACCACGGCGGTGGTCTCGGTGGGGCCGTAGACGTTGAAGAACTGGCGACCGGTCGACCAGGCGGCGATCAGCTCCGGCGGAACAGCTTCGCCGCCGACCGCGAGCGCGGCCAGATCCGGCAGTCCGGCGGGATCGACACCGGCCAGCGCGGCGGGGGTGATGAAAGCGTGGGTCACCCGTTCGGCGCGCAGCAGCTCGGCCAGCTCGTCGCCGCCGTAGATGTCGGTCGGCGCGATCACCATCGTCGAACTCGCGCCGATCGCCAGCAGCAGTTCCAGGATGCTGGCGTCGAAACTGGGCGAGGCGAAGTGCAGGGTGCGCGATGCCCCGGTGATGCCGAAGCGGCGGACCTGTTCGGCGCACAGTCCGGCCAGGCCGGTGTGAGTGACGGCGACTCCCTTCGGCACGCCGGTCGAGCCGGAGGTGTACACGAGGTAGGCCAGGTCGTCGGCGAAGAGCCTGCGGGTGCGCTCGGCCGCGCTCACCGGTGCGTTCGACGCGCGCGACAGCTCCTCGGTGATCTCGGCCGAATCCAGTGCCAGCCAACGGAATCCGGCATCGAGCCGGGTGGCGTCGGCGCCGAGGGCCAGACCGAGGTCGGCGCCGGAGTCGGCGAGCATGTGCTCGACGCGTTCGGCCGGGTAGCGCGGGTCGACCGGCACGAACGCGGCGCCGGTCTTGGCCACCGCCCACATCGCGACGATCGCCTCGATCGACCTGGTCAGCGCGAGTACCACCCGGTCACCGGGGCCGGTTTCGCGCGCGATCAGGATTCGGGCGAGCTGCGACGAGCGCTGATCGAGTTCAGCGTAGGTGAGGCGCCGTCCGCCGGACCGCAGCGCGATCGCCTCGGGTGCGCGATCGACAGCGGCCATCAGCAGGCGGGGCAGGGTCGGTGTCGCCGCCCGGCGGGCGCGACGCAGAACTGGTCGGCGGACGCCAGGAACTTGCTCGGTCACCGTTAACGCTTCCCTTCACCATGGATCACCCATGCGATCGCACTGCTCTCACGCTCGCTTGGACTCTCGGCTACACGGGGTATCGGAAAGATCCGGCGTGACGGTACCGCAAATATCTCATCAATTTCGGCGTCACGACAATCAGTGGGTTTCACTTCCCTTCGACTCGGGTGGACCCGACTGCCCGGTCTGCAGCACAGGTCATACGCAGGTCATATGCATGGCGAACAATCTTGGCGCGGACGCCTCCTTTTCACATTTCTCCGAATCGGAACCCTCGGCAACCGTCCAGAGCATCACTGCCGGTCCAGGGCCCAGACACACGAACACCGGAGGCCGCGCGGCGGCACTCCGGTGTTCGATGATGTGCGGCGGCGAAGATTACCGGGCGGTAGCCGACGTCGATCGCGTATTCTGCGCGTCCACCGACGGATCCTGCACGCGAGTGTTGCCCGAGGCGATCCACTCGGTGTCGAAGACTCCGTGCCGCGAGCGGTCGGCGCCGCGGATCGCGGCCTCGCACCGCCGCGCGAGATCGCGCCGATCCAGGCCGGGCCGCTCCAGCGGCTCCAGGACGATCTCCACGACCATCCCCTTGCTGCGCAGCACCCGCTCGGCCGAATCGGCGAAGGTGTCGTCGCCGACGAAGCCGGGGACCGTACTCGGTGTGCCGTGCCGGTCGAGGTAACGCAGCCGAACCGGCTGCACCGGGGTGGTGGTGTCGATCGCGGCCTGCAACATGGCGGGCCGCAGCGAGCCGTAGGCGCGCCCGCACCAGGTGGTGCCCTCCGGGAACACCGCGATCCGGTTGCCCTCGGCCAATCGCCGCGCGACCTGATCGACCACTCCCGGCAGCGCGCGCAGGTGCGCGCGTTCGATCGGGATCACGCGGGTGAGCCGGGCGAGCTTGCCCAGCACCGGCCACTCGACCATGTCGGCGCGGGCGACGAAACTCACCGGCTGCACGGCGGCCAGCGCGACGATGTCGGTCCAGCCGATATGCCCCGCCACGACCATGACCGCGGTCCCGGAATCGGCGAAACCGTCCGTCGACGCGCCCTGCTCGGGTGCGCGACGGTCCACGATGCGCAGCCGCATCCCCAGACAGCCGAGCGCGGCGCGAGCGTAGCTGCGCTGCAGGTTCTCGCGCCGAGACTTCGGGGTGGCGACGGTGAGCACCGGGAAACTGAGCACCAGGCCGACGACGCCCGCCAGCCGGGCGAGCATCCTGGCGGTGCCGACCTGATCGATCGGCTCGATGCACCCGGCCCCACAGGGGCTCGACGGCATCCACGAATGGGTGGCGGTGGCGGGCGGCGCGTCGAACACCATGGTGATTACTTCCCGTCGAAGGTGGCGGCCGCGCTCTGCAGCCGCTCCAGGTAGCGGGTGTTGATGGTTTCCATGCCGAGCAGGGCGACGAAATCGGCGACCGCGAACTCGGGGTCGTGCGCCGGTTCGCCGCAGATCTCGGCGCCAAGGCGCAGGTATCCACGCAGCAGTGGTGGCAACTTGGGGCGGCTCGGCGGGGTCAGCTCGTCGAGGGAGAGCCCGTCGACGACGACCGGACGGTGCGGGTGCACGCGACGCTCGGGGTCGCACGCGTGGCGTCCGAGCAGCAGGTCACGCACGCCGCGGACATTGACACCGGCGGGATCTTCGGGGGTGTCGCGCATCGGAACCGACACGCAACCCATCACCCAGTCGTAGCCGGTCAGCTGGATGTAGTGCAGAATTCCCGCCCACATCAGGGTGAGCACCGAGCCGTTGCGGTGATCGGGCACCACGCAGGCCCGGCCCATCTCCACGATCCGGTGGCCCTCCGGATCGAGCTGGGTGAGATCGAATTCGGTGGCGGTGTAGTACCCGCCCGCCGCGGTGACCTTGTCCGGCGGCAGCATCCGGTAGCAGCCGACGAACTGCTCGGTGAGTTCGTCGCGGACCAGCAGGTGGTCGCAGTGGTCGTCGAACCGGTCGGCGTCGAGGCCGGTACCGTTGTCGGGCATCTGGAACCCGGGCTCGGAGGCGAAGACCTGGAAGCGCAACCGCTGGGCGGCTTCCCTGTGCTCGGCGTCGGCGGCGACAACCAACGAGTACCGAGACTTCCCCACCCCGGAGTCCGGCGCCGGAGTGGTCAACACGGACGAAATTGTCATACCGATGATGAAGCCAGCCCGAATTGGCATCGGAGCGACGCGTCAGTGTCGTGTCGATGCCCGTTCGGTGAACGAGATACCCGTCACACCGCGCGTTCACCGATGCGCTGCCCATCGTTCGTCCACCTGCGGGTTTCTGGCCGAACTCCGTGGTTTCGGTGCAGAATCCGCTTCGACGGCAGGCTTTCCGGGGCGTGCGGAAACAACGATCGGCCCGCCGTGCGCACAGCGGGCCGATGGGGAGTGGATCAGACGGAGGCGCCCACCCGTTCCGACTCCTCCCGGCGCGATGTGGTCTCGGGCTCGGCCGGTGCGGCCCGCACAGTCCGCTCGGCTTTCTCGAGCTTGCCGACCGTGCCGACCTCCTCGGTGTCGGCGAAACCGGGCCGCGCGGTGCCGATGAAGGCGACCAGCCACGAGGCGACCGCGGCGAAGCGGTTGCGGAAGCCCACCAGGTACAGCAGGTGCACGGCCAGCCACATGCCCCAGGCGATGGTGCCGCGGAAGCTGATGCGGTCGTTGAGCTTCACCACCGCGCTGAACCGGCTGATCACCGCCATGCTGCCCTTGTCCCAGTAGACGAACGGGGTACCGGCGTCGATCTTGCGGCGGATGATGTCGGCGGCGTGCCGACCCTCCTGCATGGCCACCGGCGACTGGCCGGGATAGCCGTTGAGCGAGGTCATGTCGCCGATGGCGAAGATGTCGGCGTGCCCACCGACGGTCAGGTCGGGATTGATCAGCAGCCGGCCCGCGCGGTCGGTCTCCGCGCCGGTGGCCTCGGCCAGCAGCTCGGCGAACCCGCCGACCTGCACGCCCGCCGACCACACGACGGTCTCGGCGGCGATGCCACGCTCGATGCCGTCGGCATCGCGCACGGTCACCTTGCCCTCCGTGATATCGGTGACGAAGGTGCCCAACAGCACCTCGACGCCGCTGTCGGTGAGCGAGCGCTTCGCGTACTCCGAGAGTCCGCCACCGAAGGGCGGGAGCACCTCGCCCGCGCCCTCGACCAGGGTCACCGAGACCCGCTGGCGGAAGTGACGCTTGGCGAGTTCCTTGATCTGGCCCGCGACCTCGACGCCGGTCGCGCCCGCCCCGACCACGACGAAGCTGAGCAGCTTCTGCCTGGTCGCCTCGTCGGCGCCCTTGGCCTGAGCGAAGACCCGGGCGATCTGCTCGCGCAGGCGCTGGGCGTCCTCGATGGTCTTGAGCGAGTAGGTCTTCTCGGCGAACTCGTCGCGGCCGAAGTAGCCCTGGCTGGCGCCGGTGGCCGCGATCAGCGAGCCGTAGCGGATCTGACGGGGTCCCTCGGCGGTTTCGTAGGTGAGCACCGCGGCCTCGGCATCGATGCCGGTGACCTTGCCGAGGCGGACGTCGCCCTCGCGGTGACGGCGCAGTACGTTCTTGATCGGCGGGGCGATTTCCTCCGGCGCGAGCACCCCGGTGGCCACCTGGTACAGCAGCGGCTGGAACAGGTGCTCGGGGGTGCTCGAGATCAAGACGTAGTTGATCCGTGACTTGGCCAGCTGCTTGGCAGCGGCCAGGCCGCCGAAGCCCGAACCGACGATGACGACATCAGTGTGTTCCATGATCGCGCGCTCCAAGATCGGTAATGATTCCTTTCATATGAGTAAACGCGATGCGGAACGGAAACGTTTCCCGTGTTTGGGCGCATACTGAAGATGACTCTTATCTGTATGACTAATCAATGGAGGTCACCTCGTGGAACTTCGCCAGCTGGCGTACTTCGTCGCCGTCTGCGAGGAGCTCAGCTTCAGCCGGGCCGCGAGCCGCTGCTTCATCTCCCAATCCGCGATCAGCCACCAGATCGCGAGACTGGAACGTGATCTCGGCGCGCAACTGTTCGAGCGCACGACCAGGGCCGTCGTCCCGACTGACGCGACCCTGCGCCTACTGCCGCTCGCCAAGCAGATGCTGAGCC
Proteins encoded in this window:
- a CDS encoding non-ribosomal peptide synthetase, with the protein product MTEQVPGVRRPVLRRARRAATPTLPRLLMAAVDRAPEAIALRSGGRRLTYAELDQRSSQLARILIARETGPGDRVVLALTRSIEAIVAMWAVAKTGAAFVPVDPRYPAERVEHMLADSGADLGLALGADATRLDAGFRWLALDSAEITEELSRASNAPVSAAERTRRLFADDLAYLVYTSGSTGVPKGVAVTHTGLAGLCAEQVRRFGITGASRTLHFASPSFDASILELLLAIGASSTMVIAPTDIYGGDELAELLRAERVTHAFITPAALAGVDPAGLPDLAALAVGGEAVPPELIAAWSTGRQFFNVYGPTETTAVVLMSDPLTPGDPITIGGPIPGMTALVLDARLHPVPDRVPGELYLSGPGLARGYHARASLTAARFVADPVTGGRLYRTGDLVRWETIPGSGPQLAFLGRTDAQVKLRGFRIELGEIDAVLATDDTVRFATTVVRALPSGVDALVAYVVPAAGTTIDPAALTRLAEQRLPQHAVPAAIVPIDRLPLTPVGKLDHRALPEPELTARAFEAPRTETERAVAAVFADLLGADEPGRADDFFALGGNSLLATQLAGRLGAVTGVRVPARTVFEHSTVADLAAALDALVGGAAVRVPLTRRQRGERVPLSLAQQRMWFMARLDPQSSTYNIPVALRLSGPLDTAALTAALDDVLDRHEVLRTVYPEDDGAGSQRVLTVAEAGLDVAVVPIEEADLGGELARLTFGGFDVCTRVPVRAAVFQLSRTEHVLAVVVHHIATDGFSLGPLTRDLMTAYVARAQGRAPGWAPLPVQYADYTLWQQELLGAADDPESLLSQQLGYWHAALAGTPALLELPTDRPRPPIAGSRGAAHNFELDGDLHRGLEALAREHNASLFMVVRAALSVLLARVAGTDDVTVGAPVAGRGEPELDELVGMFVNTVVLRTRIDAAEPFAALLDRVREADLAAFAHADVPFERLVAELDPPRSQAHHPLYQVALSFQNFGGARLELPDLVVAAVDLGEEVSPVDLQLTVVPHEDADGPAGLRCSWRYATDLFDESTMAGLGKRLAGLLAAAVAAPQRPVGDLPLLTEAERVEPAGEVRLVPDPTLLDAFRAQAQRRPDAPAVTFAEITLSYGELASRVNRLARLLVATGVGPGGTVGVAIRPSIELVVAMYAVFAAGGAYVPIDPDSPAERRADILAAAGPVCVLTTTADAIEVDGLPVVSVDLVASSGALSAFSDRWLTDADRSRPLRTLDLAYVIFTSGSTGKPKGVGVPHSAIVNQAAFMVGEYEVDTEDTVLQSIPFTFDASMIGFATPLRAGAHMIVAASHGLTDPAYLAALIARHRVSGTTIVPSVLQMLLEAAPAGSLGSIRAVWVGGEALPNATIARFAAATSGRLHNLYGPTEATVSITGADVTEIGDGTVPIGHPHWNSRAYVLDARLRPVPVGTPGELYLAGAQLARGYLGGPDRTAERFVADPYGPVGERMYRTGDLVRRLASGDLTYLGRTDVQLKLHGLRIEPGEIEAALRTHAAVAGAAVAVRHEQLVGYVIPATGRTVDVAEVLATIRTLLPPYMIPHRLLVLDEFPLGATGKLDRKALPAPAVEIREYQAPVTADEQIVAEVIARVLELEQVGRDDDFFVLGGTSLSAIRVRAQLSERLDVAVPLRLLFSYPLVSELALAVRDESSTSSTGPDPAADTALDPTIDPTGCAPRRTGAPATILLTGATGFLGSFLLRELLDQTDATIHCLVRAADDRAAVDRVVATTAKLGIDVTPHLDRIIGVPGDLARPGLGIAPSRLAELAADIEVIYHNGALVNHLEPYARMRAANVEGTIEVLRLATTTRVKPIHYVSTLSVLAGIPQDDGVPGGLPGYAMTKWVAEQLVHTAIERGVPIAIYRPGLITGDSRTGAAPAEDAWWTMLRAMLVLGVAVDVRAIGIEMAPVDYVAAGIVRQSRDAVSLGNIYRASGTHVPLQVVYEEILRRGYRFDFIDPMLFGQTLNSTAERPDADPILARAAALSGNYAAAIAKANPATVLSSVEGAPAEVFRGLPIDFPAVDATAITRYFDHYIETGFFPTPGGQLARA
- a CDS encoding lysophospholipid acyltransferase family protein; protein product: MVFDAPPATATHSWMPSSPCGAGCIEPIDQVGTARMLARLAGVVGLVLSFPVLTVATPKSRRENLQRSYARAALGCLGMRLRIVDRRAPEQGASTDGFADSGTAVMVVAGHIGWTDIVALAAVQPVSFVARADMVEWPVLGKLARLTRVIPIERAHLRALPGVVDQVARRLAEGNRIAVFPEGTTWCGRAYGSLRPAMLQAAIDTTTPVQPVRLRYLDRHGTPSTVPGFVGDDTFADSAERVLRSKGMVVEIVLEPLERPGLDRRDLARRCEAAIRGADRSRHGVFDTEWIASGNTRVQDPSVDAQNTRSTSATAR
- a CDS encoding GNAT family N-acetyltransferase, producing the protein MTISSVLTTPAPDSGVGKSRYSLVVAADAEHREAAQRLRFQVFASEPGFQMPDNGTGLDADRFDDHCDHLLVRDELTEQFVGCYRMLPPDKVTAAGGYYTATEFDLTQLDPEGHRIVEMGRACVVPDHRNGSVLTLMWAGILHYIQLTGYDWVMGCVSVPMRDTPEDPAGVNVRGVRDLLLGRHACDPERRVHPHRPVVVDGLSLDELTPPSRPKLPPLLRGYLRLGAEICGEPAHDPEFAVADFVALLGMETINTRYLERLQSAAATFDGK
- a CDS encoding NAD(P)/FAD-dependent oxidoreductase; translated protein: MEHTDVVIVGSGFGGLAAAKQLAKSRINYVLISSTPEHLFQPLLYQVATGVLAPEEIAPPIKNVLRRHREGDVRLGKVTGIDAEAAVLTYETAEGPRQIRYGSLIAATGASQGYFGRDEFAEKTYSLKTIEDAQRLREQIARVFAQAKGADEATRQKLLSFVVVGAGATGVEVAGQIKELAKRHFRQRVSVTLVEGAGEVLPPFGGGLSEYAKRSLTDSGVEVLLGTFVTDITEGKVTVRDADGIERGIAAETVVWSAGVQVGGFAELLAEATGAETDRAGRLLINPDLTVGGHADIFAIGDMTSLNGYPGQSPVAMQEGRHAADIIRRKIDAGTPFVYWDKGSMAVISRFSAVVKLNDRISFRGTIAWGMWLAVHLLYLVGFRNRFAAVASWLVAFIGTARPGFADTEEVGTVGKLEKAERTVRAAPAEPETTSRREESERVGASV